The following are from one region of the Dreissena polymorpha isolate Duluth1 chromosome 2, UMN_Dpol_1.0, whole genome shotgun sequence genome:
- the LOC127869502 gene encoding uncharacterized protein LOC127869502 isoform X2, protein MMYATIGFVIHLAIITTPVTTISLQMISHSSIIECMSNKEVSFILTHFGTKEKTPIADCYMVNAECYLLNEAFSKNFKVVSGHASVLLIILNANNDTFGTYTCIERFDNGSASIHLEKYDYSTLRTHPDNLELKQNINNLNEIVCVSDKDITFAYTNTHTGQKAIIAACKSNVGKCYLQSSWFTSFYSVTHTGNGGSLNIRKRRNDTIGTYTCYETANSSIRDSLGIKEYETDGYFVMVIAIASLILVHVLLPMSYVLAEVIIYYSR, encoded by the exons ATGATGTATGCAACAATCGGTTTCGTGATACATCTGGCAATAATTACAACACCAG TAACGACGATATCATTACAAATGATCAGTCACAGTAGTATAATCGAGTGTATGTCAAACAAAGAAGTATCTTTCATCTTAACACATTTTGGGACTAAAGAAAAGACACCTATAGCAGACTGTTACATGGTCAACGCTGAGTGTTATCTTTTAAATGAAGCCTTTTCGAAGAACTTCAAGGTTGTATCTGGGCATGCATCAGTTCTACTTATCATTCTTAACGCCAATAATGACACTTTTGGGACGTACACGTGCATCGAGAGATTTGACAACGGCAGTGCTAGCATCCACTTGGAAAAATATGACTACTCTACAC TCCGAACCCATCCCGATAACcttgaattaaaacaaaacataaataacctTAATGAAATCGTATGTGTTTCTGATAAGGATATAACGTTTGCATACACAAATACGCATACTGGACAAAAGGCAATTATAGCAGCATGTAAATCTAATGTCGGGAAGTGTTATTTGCAAAGCAGTTGGTTTACAAGTTTCTACTCTGTCACTCACACTGGTAATGGTGGAAGTCTTAATATAAGAAAACGTCGGAATGACACTATTGGAACGTATACATGCTACGAAACAGCGAATAGCAGCATCCGGGATAGCTTAGGCATTAAAGAATATGAAACAG ATGGTTACTTTGTAATGGTAATAGCCATTGCTTCACTTATCCTGGTACATGTGCTACTACCTATGTCATATG TTCTTGCCGAAGTCATCATATATTATTCGAGGTAA
- the LOC127869502 gene encoding uncharacterized protein LOC127869502 isoform X1 — MKAKYTVMMYATIGFVIHLAIITTPVTTISLQMISHSSIIECMSNKEVSFILTHFGTKEKTPIADCYMVNAECYLLNEAFSKNFKVVSGHASVLLIILNANNDTFGTYTCIERFDNGSASIHLEKYDYSTLRTHPDNLELKQNINNLNEIVCVSDKDITFAYTNTHTGQKAIIAACKSNVGKCYLQSSWFTSFYSVTHTGNGGSLNIRKRRNDTIGTYTCYETANSSIRDSLGIKEYETDGYFVMVIAIASLILVHVLLPMSYVLAEVIIYYSR; from the exons ATGAAAGCAAAATATACA GTCATGATGTATGCAACAATCGGTTTCGTGATACATCTGGCAATAATTACAACACCAG TAACGACGATATCATTACAAATGATCAGTCACAGTAGTATAATCGAGTGTATGTCAAACAAAGAAGTATCTTTCATCTTAACACATTTTGGGACTAAAGAAAAGACACCTATAGCAGACTGTTACATGGTCAACGCTGAGTGTTATCTTTTAAATGAAGCCTTTTCGAAGAACTTCAAGGTTGTATCTGGGCATGCATCAGTTCTACTTATCATTCTTAACGCCAATAATGACACTTTTGGGACGTACACGTGCATCGAGAGATTTGACAACGGCAGTGCTAGCATCCACTTGGAAAAATATGACTACTCTACAC TCCGAACCCATCCCGATAACcttgaattaaaacaaaacataaataacctTAATGAAATCGTATGTGTTTCTGATAAGGATATAACGTTTGCATACACAAATACGCATACTGGACAAAAGGCAATTATAGCAGCATGTAAATCTAATGTCGGGAAGTGTTATTTGCAAAGCAGTTGGTTTACAAGTTTCTACTCTGTCACTCACACTGGTAATGGTGGAAGTCTTAATATAAGAAAACGTCGGAATGACACTATTGGAACGTATACATGCTACGAAACAGCGAATAGCAGCATCCGGGATAGCTTAGGCATTAAAGAATATGAAACAG ATGGTTACTTTGTAATGGTAATAGCCATTGCTTCACTTATCCTGGTACATGTGCTACTACCTATGTCATATG TTCTTGCCGAAGTCATCATATATTATTCGAGGTAA